In Rhodamnia argentea isolate NSW1041297 chromosome 11, ASM2092103v1, whole genome shotgun sequence, one genomic interval encodes:
- the LOC115755892 gene encoding uncharacterized protein LOC115755892 — protein sequence MITCKPSQLNLEALSKHQLARRPRSNVSSSHPNHPALRSQCAVVSSSRRSSNSAGVCSVRNSSGSRGKKEGGVNGGGYCESREREGVEGGGGGGGERKVHCEVEVISWRERRIRGEISVKADVESVWNALTDYERLADFVPNLVCSGRIPCPHPGRIWLEQRGLQRALYWHIEARVVLDLQEFANSANERELHFSMVDGDFKKFEGKWSLKSGPRSSTTLSYEVNVIPRFNFPAIFLERIIGSDLPVNLQALAFRAERNFEGNQELSSAMSYRDRAINGAVTSIGPDLDNKVQPKDISSANASQLPASSTELTSNWGVFGKVCKLDRPCVVDEVHLRRLDGLLENGGVHRCVIASITVKAPVREVWNVLTSYENLPEIVPNLAISKILSRENNKVRILQEGCKGLLYMVLHARVVLDLCERLEREISFEQVEGDFDAFQGKWIFEQLGNQHTLLKYTVESKMHKDSFLSEAIMEEVIYEDLPSNLCAIRDYIENKGVTAADSETTGESRLFSEQTASPSVDENTSFRATAEDFSNYDDDLSSERPRVPGLQRDIEVLKAEIVKFISEHGQEGFMPMRKQLRLHGRIDIEKAITRMGGFRRIASLMNLSLAYKHRKPKGYWDNLENLEEEVRRFQRSWGMDPSYMPRRKSFERAGRYDIARALEKWGGLHEVSRLLSLKVRRPNRQQGLAKDKRADSVAATDVEVGDRTISKPHVSQDTQKWLSQLKYLDINWVE from the exons ATGATCACCTGCAAACCATCCCAGCTCAACCTCGAAGCCCTCTCCAAACACCAGCTCGCCCGCCGCCCCAGAAGTAACGTTTCGTCTTCGCACCCCAACCACCCTGCTCTGCGCAGCCAATGCGCCGTCGTTTCGTCTTCACGACGGAGTAGCAACTCTGCTGGAGTTTGCAGCGTGAGGAACAGCAGCGGCAGCAGAGGGAAGAAAGAAGGTGGTGTTAATGGTGGTGGGTATTGCGAgagcagagagagggagggagtggaaggaggaggaggaggaggaggagagagaaaggtgcATTGCGAGGTGGAGGTGATATcgtggagagagaggaggatcAGGGGTGAGATCTCGGTGAAGGCGGACGTTGAATCGGTTTGGAACGCTCTTACCGACTATGAGCGCCTCGCCGATTTCGTCCCCAATTTAGTCTGCAg TGGGAGAATCCCCTGCCCGCATCCTGGGCGGATATGGCTGGAGCAGAGAGGCCTGCAGAGGGCGTTATATTGGCATATTGAAGCTCGTGTTGTCTTGGACCTTCAGGAGTTTGCCAATTCA GCTAATGAGCGTGAACTTCACTTTTCCATGGTTGATGGAGACTTTAAGAAGTTTGAAGGAAAATGGTCCCTAAAATCAGGGCCTAG ATCCTCAACAACTTTGTCATATGAGGTAAATGTGATACCACGCTTCAACTTCCCAGCTATTTTCTTAGAAAGGATCATCGGGTCAGATCTCCCAGTAAATCTTCAAGCCTTGGCATTCAGAGCTGAAAGAAATTTCGAGGGAAATCAGGAGTTGTCTTCAGCGATGAGTTATAGAGACAGAGCAATCAACGGTGCTGTTACTTCCATTGGCCCTGACCTGGACAATAAAGTGCAGCCTAAAGACATCAGCAGTGCTAATGCTAGTCAACTGCCTGCGTCATCGACTGAGCTGACTAGTAATTGGGGCGTGTTTGGCAAAGTTTGCAAGCTTGATCGGCCTTGTGTGGTGGATGAAGTTCATCTCCGTAGACTCGATGGCCTATTG GAAAATGGGGGCGTCCACCGATGTGTCATCGCTAGCATAACAGTAAAAGCTCCTGTTCGCGAAGTCTGGAATGTCTTGACTAGTTATGAAAACCTTCCTGA GATAGTTCCAAATTTGGCCATCAGCAAGATTTTATCCCGAGAAAACAACAAAGTTCGAATTCTTCAG GAAGGATGCAAAGGTCTGCTGTATATGGTGCTCCATGCCCGTGTTGTTCTGGATTTATGTGAACGTCTGGAACGAGAAATTAGTTTTGAGCAGGTCGAAGGGGACTTTGACGCCTTTCAGGGGAAATGGATCTTTGAGCAACTAGGAAATCAACATACGTTGCTGAAGTATACTGTAGAGTCAAAAATGCACAAGGATTCGTTTCTTTCCGAAGCTATTATGGAAGAG GTTATTTATGAAGATCTCCCTTCAAACCTATGTGCAATTCGGGATTACATTGAGAACAAAGGTGTAACAGCAGCTGACTCGGAAACAACTGGTGAAAGTAGGCTCTTCAGCGAGCAAACTGCTTCACCTAGTGTGGATGAAAACACTTCTTTCAGAGCTACAGCTGAGGACTTCTCCAACTATGATGATGACTTATCATCAGAAAGACCGAGAGTTCCGGGCCTGCAGAGAGACATTGAAGTTCTGAAAGCAGAAATTGTGAAATTCATTTCGGAGCATGGGCAAGAAGGATTTATGCCTATGAGGAAGCAACTTCGTTTGCATGGTAGGATCGATATCGAGAAAGCAATCACACGCATGGGTGGATTCAGAAGAATTGCATCATTGATGAATCTTTCCCTTGCTTATAAACATCGCAAACCGAAGGGATACTGGGACAACCTTGAAAACTTGGAAGAAGAG GTACGTCGATTCCAGAGAAGCTGGGGAATGGATCCCTCATACATGCCTCGTAGAAAATCTTTTGAGCGCGCAG GGAGATACGACATAGCACGCGCTCTAGAAAAATGGGGAGGCCTCCATGAAGTATCTCGTCTCTTGTCCCTGAAAGTTAGGCGCCCAAATAGACAACAGGGACTTGCCAAGGACAAGAGAGCGGATTCTGTAGCTGCTACTGATGTAGAGGTTGGGGATAGGACGATATCTAAACCCCACGTTTCGCAAGATACTCAGAAGTGGCTTTCTCAACTTAAATATCTGGACATTAACTGGGTTGAATGA
- the LOC115755895 gene encoding LOW QUALITY PROTEIN: magnesium transporter MRS2-F-like (The sequence of the model RefSeq protein was modified relative to this genomic sequence to represent the inferred CDS: substituted 1 base at 1 genomic stop codon), which produces MASLSPLPNGTGEEEIGRAAMVQAQQPRRKGIGTRVWLIVSESGQSHVEEIEKHCIMRRTGLPARDLRVLDPVLSYPSSILGRERAIVVNLEHIKAIITAKEVLMINTNSPLVYQFVQDLQHRVSSSNCASQQEVDGKTSPASGVHKTLPFEFRALESCLESACRCLESETKTLEDEAYPALDELTSKISTLNLDRVRQIKSRLVAISGRVQKVRDELEHLLDDDNDMTEMYLTEKLLARSLDNASIXEEVDNAAPEIDDKSTEDSDKEDELDSVVLTSCKPNIEELEMLLEAYFVQIDGTLQKLSDMNEDVDDTEDCINIMLDDKQNQLLQMGVMLSTANMIINAGIVVVGLFGMNIHNDIFNAHYIKFWETTIGTIGGCVAVYLLAVGWGMKRKLLAL; this is translated from the exons ATGGCGTCTTTGTCGCCGCTGCCGAATGGAACGGGCGAGGAGGAAATCGGCAGGGCGGCGATGGTCCAAGCGCAGCAGCCGAGGCGGAAGGGAATCGGAACTAGGGTTTGGCTGATCGTATCCGAGTCCGGCCAGTCGCACGTCGAGGAGATCGAGAAGCACTGCATCATGCGCAGGACCGGCCTCCCCGCGCGCGACCTCAGGGTGCTCGATCCGGTGCTATCGTATCCGTCCTCGATTCTTGGCCGAGAGCGGGCGATCGTCGTAAACTTGGAGCACATTAAGGCCATAATCACTGCCAAGGAGGTCTTGATGATCAATACCAACAGTCCTTTGGTTTATCAGTTCGTCCAAGACCTCCAGCACCGGGTTTCTAGCTCAAATTGCGCGTCTCAACAG GAAGTTGATGGCAAGACATCGCCTGCTAGTGGGGTTCACAAGACATTGCCATTCGAATTCAGGGCACTGGAATCTTGTCTTGAATCTGCTTGCCGGTGCCTTGAATCAGAG ACCAAGACTCTGGAGGATGAGGCATATCCAGCTTTAGATGAACTAACTtccaaaattagtacacttaACCTTGACCGTGTTAGACAAATAAAGAGTCGTCTAGTTGCCATCTCTGGCCGAGTACAGAAG GTGAGAGATGAGCTTGAACATTTGCTGGATGACGATAATGATATGACCGAGATGTATTTGACAGAAAAGCTTCTCGCTCGCTCACTCGATAATGCTTCAATCTGAGAGGAAGTAGACAATGCCGCTCCTGAAATAGATGATAAAAG CACTGAAGATTCTGATAAAGAAGATGAATTAGATTCTGTAGTTTTGACCAGCTGCAAGCCTAACATCGAGGAGCTTGAGATGCTTTTAGAAGCATATTTTGTCCAAATTGATGGCACACTGCAAAAACTGTCAGAT ATGAATGAAGACGTGGATGATACCGAGGATTGCATCAATATAATGTTGGATGATAAGCAGAATCAGCTGCTGCAGATGGGAGTGATGCTCTCTACTGCAAACATGATCATAAATGCGGGCATTGTGGTGGTCGGATTGTTTGGCATGAACATACACAACGACATCTTCAATGCTCATTACATTAAATTTTGGGAAACTACCATCGGCACCATTGGAGGTTGTGTTGCGGTCTATCTGTTAGCTGTTGGGTGGGGTATGAAAAGAAAGCTTTTGGCCTTATAG
- the LOC115755941 gene encoding far upstream element-binding protein 1-like — protein MADEEVVAISPPSDHKRKLDDVEAEQTLEPAEEPYAVNDYTPVAASDAPDAKRPRHDGDPEVSEIANGNGYQVEKGDEPGQENGIATTLDSSEVEEAQRQSKESERIADDEKTPVKYHGAEDIDKESQDNAHGTSKEEVVLTMDVNEQEISAQQQQASDDGHTLTHKIQVPNSKVGVLIGKNGDTIRYLQYNSGVKIQIVRDAEADLSSATRPVELTGTKENISKAENLIRDVIAEADAGGSPSLVAKGIATAQVPGSAEQIELKVPNEKVGILIGRGGDTIKSLQTRSGARIQLIPQHLPEGDDSKERIVRITGDKRQIDVATQMIKEVMKQTPRPSPLSGGFSQQTHRSVGPGGPQWGSRAPYSSHPVQYDYQQRGPYQSQNAQYPPTAYGGYSSPRSGFGPGWEQRPPRGGSYDFFGGYGGHPASMPHSGSISGHFAGQSGPPQSLAGYNYGQQRGPNYGHPGPYSQAGNPQQNYGHGYDETKYDNAPVHPSYGGQNSGPVYSQTAAAAAVSQPGYAQQYGSSQPIQQYGSSVPSQQVYQYPAGGSVQQTYPAYASAPTTDGSQPGAVYPQQVQAPPAYGQPATAGAYGSYTEQPAAANPGYGYQAPQDAGYGGGAGAAYAAAPSSQAQPGYIQQPTAQLGYDQSVAQSGGYGSVPVSAQASYPQYDSTQVYGAR, from the exons ATGGCGGATGAAGAGGTTGTGGCGATCTCACCGCCTTCGGATCACAAGCGGAAGCTCGATGATGTGGAGGCCGAACAAACCCTAGAACCTGCTGAGGAACCCTATGCTGTCAATGACTACACGCCTGTGGCGGCTTCTGATGCACCAGATGCGAAGCGTCCTCGCCACGACGGCGACCCCGAGGTTTCGG AAATAGCTAATGGAAATGGATACCAAGTTGAGAAGGGAGATGAGCCTGGGCAGGAAAATGGTATAGCAACAACTTTGGATAGTAGTGAGGTTGAGGAGGCTCAACGCCAGTCAAAGGAGAGTGAACGAATTGCAGATGACGAGAAAACGCCCGTGAAATATCATGGTGCGGAAGATATTGACAAGGAATCTCAGGACAATGCCCACGGAACTTCCAAGGAAGAAGTTGTGCTGACGATGGACGTTAATGAACAGGAAATCTCTGCCCAACAGCAGCAAGCATCTGATGATGGTCATACTTTGACACACAAAATTCAAGTTCCTAACAGTAAG GTTGGTGTTCTTATTGGTAAGAATGGAGATACCATAAGGTACCTGCAGTACAATTCTGGGGTGAAAATTCAGATCGTGAGGGATGCTGAAGCTGATTTGTCATCTGCAACAAGACCTGTGGAACTAACAGGAACAAAGGAGAATATTAGCAAGGCTGAGAACCTTATTAGGGATGTCATAGCAGAG GCTGATGCTGGTGGTTCCCCTTCCCTTGTAGCCAAAGGCATTGCAACTGCACAGGTTCCTGGGTCTGCAGAACAAATTGAACTGAAAGTGCCAAATGAGAAG GTCGGTATACTAATAGGCAGAGGTGGAGATACTATCAAAAGTCTGCAGACAAGATCTGGGGCCCGCATACAG TTAATACCTCAGCATCTTCCTGAGGGAGATGATTCCAAGGAAAGAATTGTCCGAATTACTGGTGATAAGAGGCAAATTGATGTTGCCACACAGATGATAAAAGAAGTTATGAAACAG ACTCCTAGACCTTCACCTCTGTCTGGTGGGTTTAGTCAGCAGACTCATCGATCGGTGGGGCCAGGGGGTCCACAGTGGGGTTCACGTGCTCCTTATTCTTCCCATCCAGTGCAATATGATTACCAACAAAGAGGACCATATCAATCTCAGAATGCACAATATCCTCCTACAGCCTATGGTGGTTATTCCTCTCCAAGGAGTGGCTTTGGCCCTGGTTGGGAGCAAAGGCCACCTCGTGGTGGGAgctatgacttttttggtggATATGGAGGACATCCAGCAAGTATGCCTCACTCAGGATCCATTTCGGGACATTTTGCTGGCCAATCTGGCCCACCGCAGTCATTAGCAGGTTACAATTACGGGCAGCAAAGAGGTCCAAATTATGGGCATCCGGGTCCTTACTCTCAGGCCGGGAACCCTCAGCAGAATTACGGGCATGGATATGACGAAACCAAGTACGATAATGCTCCAGTGCACCCCTCATATGGAGGTCAAAACTCAGGGCCGGTTTACTCTCaaactgctgctgctgctgctgtttcCCAACCTGGTTATGCACAACAATATG GGTCCAGTCAGCCAATCCAACAGTATGGTTCAAGTGTGCCATCCCAGCAGGTGTACCAATACCCAGCAGGTGGGTCCGTGCAGCAGACATATCCCGCATATGCGTCTGCACCTACCACAGATGGAAGTCAGCCTGGCGCTGTCTATCCACAGCAAGTACAAGCTCCTCCTGCCTATGGTCAACCTGCTACTGCTGGGGCATATGGATCATACACCGAGCAGCCAGCTGCAGCCAATCCTGGATATGGATATCAAGCACCACAAGATGCTGGTTATGGTGGGGGTGCAGGTGCTGCTTATGCTGCCGCTCCGAGCAGTCAGGCTCAGCCGGGCTACATTCAACAGCCAACCGCCCAACTGGGCTATGATCAATCAGTTGCACAGTCAGGTGGTTATGGTAGTGTTCCTGTGAGTGCTCAAGCCAGTTATCCTCAGTATGATTCTACTCAGGTCTATGGTGCGCGCTGA
- the LOC115755942 gene encoding fatty acid amide hydrolase-like isoform X2, translating into MSRDGKMQSHLQTNVAIIKNKKNDLPILRKCENNQLVSNAEIEEPPVFVPLHPFEELNEQEVIEIDPNLSVPEKVQKAVNAIAPPVEKLVDSMKPSFRRWTIMDYSRAYSSGVLTPLKVAQRFIAAVKESSTRPLPMAFFINCDSEDILRQAKESTLRYERGEPISALDGVPVAVKDEIDCSPYPTTGGTKWLHKFRTCQGDACCVMRLRSCGAILVGKTNMHELGAGTSGINPHYGTARNPYDSKRIAGGSSSGSAAVVSAGLCPVALGVDGGGSVRMPAALCGVVGLKPTFGRVPHEGVLPLNWTVGMVGILAGTIEDAFITYAAISGQPVPHSPTLPSPKEYYPLLKPTTPISGIRLAKYRKWFDDCRDEIKKCCSHALDQLHKQYGWETLEVTIPEIEVMRLAHYTTIASECHTALSPYLEKLDVAELGWDARVALGVYGSFSSQEYIKAQRIRNRQLQFHRKIFAKADVIVSPTIGVTAYEIFDDARETGELDYINGAALVRYSIAGNFLGLPTITIPVGYDKLGLPIGLQFIGRPWSEPTLIHVAHAMQALCISECGKPEVFYDLLKEN; encoded by the exons ATGTCGAGGGATGGGAAAATGCAATCTCATTTACAGACCAATGTagcaattataaaaaataaaaaaaatgacctgCCAATATTGAGGAAATGTGAAAATAATCAG CTTGTTTCAAATGCAGAGATAGAGGAACCCCCAGTCTTTGTTCCCTTGCACCCATTTGAAG AACTGAACGAGCAAGAAGTGATTGAGATAGATCCTAATCTGTCCGTGCCGGAAAAGGTTCAGAAAGCAGTGAATGCAATAGCTCCGCCGGTTGAAAAATTAGTAGATAGCATGAAGCCTTCTTTCCGCCGATGGACTATAATGGACTACTCGAGAGCCTATAGCTCAGGAGTGCTAACTCCTCTCAAG GTGGCACAGAGATTTATAGCTGCTGTCAAAGAATCTTCCACTCGACCGTTGCCAATGGCCTTCTTCATCAACTGCGACTCCGAAGATATTCTGAGGCAAGCTAAAGAGTCGACCCTCCGTTATGAAAGAG GAGAGCCAATTTCTGCATTGGATGGAGTACCGGTCGCCGTCAAGGATGAGATAGATTGCTCTCCATACCCTACCACAG GCGGTACGAAGTGGTTGCACAAGTTCAGAACTTGTCAGGGGGACGCATGCTGCGTTATGCGCCTCAGGTCTTGCGGAGCTATACTTGTCGGTAAAACAAATATGCACGAGCTCGGCGCTGGAACAAGTGGGATAAATCCTCATTATGG AACTGCTAGGAATCCATATGATAGCAAAAGGATCGCCGGAGGTTCTTCGAGTGGATCTGCTGCTGTGGTTTCTGCAGGATTGTGTCCTGTTGCTCTTGGCGTTGACGGGGGAG GATCCGTGCGGATGCCTGCAGCTCTTTGTGGCGTGGTTGGTTTAAAGCCGACTTTCGGACGTGTGCCACATGAGGG CGTTCTTCCTCTGAATTGGACAGTTGGGATGGTTGGTATACTTGCCGGAACAATCGAGGACGCTTTCATCAC TTATGCAGCAATAAGTGGCCAACCTGTTCCTCATAGTCCGACCCTCCCATCG CCAAAAGAATACTATCCCTTATTGAAGCCCACTACGCCTATTTCCGGCATCAGATTGGCAAAGTACAGAAAG TGGTTCGATGATTGCCGTGATGAAATCAAGAAATGTTGTTCACATGCATTGGACCAGCTTCACAAACAGTATGGTTGGGAG actCTGGAGGTGACTATACCGGAGATAGAAGTGATGCGACTAGCACATTACACAACAATCGCGTCCGAGTGCCACACAGCACTCAGTCCATATCTAGAGAAACT GGATGTCGCAGAGTTAGGATGGGATGCTAGGGTGGCACTCGGCGTATATGGTTCCTTCAGCAGCCAGGAGTATATTAAGGCCCAGAGAATTAG GAACCGGCAGCTGCAATTTCACAGGAAGATATTTGCTAAAGCAGATGTCATTGTGTCACCAACAATAGG GGTAACTGCATATGAGATCTTCGATGATGCTCGCGAAACTGGTGAACTCGATTACATAAATGGAG CTGCACTTGTGCGTTATTCAATAGCAGGAAATTTTCTAGGATTGCCTACCATTACGATCCCG GTTGGATATGACAAATTGGGGTTGCCAATTGGCCTTCAGTTTATCGGAAGGCCGTGGTCTGAGCCGACATTGATCCATGTAGCGCATGCCATGCAG GCCCTGTGCATATCTGAGTGCGGAAAGCCAGAAGTATTCTATGATCTGCTCAAGGAGAACTAA
- the LOC115755942 gene encoding fatty acid amide hydrolase-like isoform X1, which produces MGLFRDKGVVYKAVEKVDLGPHSDEFYLQANVKAPRMAGLLVKIFVWFLESRIFGPVLLFFLKKNNLIHKLVSNAEIEEPPVFVPLHPFEELNEQEVIEIDPNLSVPEKVQKAVNAIAPPVEKLVDSMKPSFRRWTIMDYSRAYSSGVLTPLKVAQRFIAAVKESSTRPLPMAFFINCDSEDILRQAKESTLRYERGEPISALDGVPVAVKDEIDCSPYPTTGGTKWLHKFRTCQGDACCVMRLRSCGAILVGKTNMHELGAGTSGINPHYGTARNPYDSKRIAGGSSSGSAAVVSAGLCPVALGVDGGGSVRMPAALCGVVGLKPTFGRVPHEGVLPLNWTVGMVGILAGTIEDAFITYAAISGQPVPHSPTLPSPKEYYPLLKPTTPISGIRLAKYRKWFDDCRDEIKKCCSHALDQLHKQYGWETLEVTIPEIEVMRLAHYTTIASECHTALSPYLEKLDVAELGWDARVALGVYGSFSSQEYIKAQRIRNRQLQFHRKIFAKADVIVSPTIGVTAYEIFDDARETGELDYINGAALVRYSIAGNFLGLPTITIPVGYDKLGLPIGLQFIGRPWSEPTLIHVAHAMQALCISECGKPEVFYDLLKEN; this is translated from the exons atggggttGTTTAGAGACAAGGGAGTGGTTTACAAGGCGGTGGAGAAAGTTGATCTTGGCCCTCACAGTGATGAATTCTATCTCCAAGCCAATGTCAAAG CTCCTCGCATGGCCGGACTCCTGGTGAAGATCTTCGTCTGGTTCTTGGAGTCTAGGATATTCGGACCGGTGCTGTTATTCTTCCTCAagaaaaacaatctcattcACAAG CTTGTTTCAAATGCAGAGATAGAGGAACCCCCAGTCTTTGTTCCCTTGCACCCATTTGAAG AACTGAACGAGCAAGAAGTGATTGAGATAGATCCTAATCTGTCCGTGCCGGAAAAGGTTCAGAAAGCAGTGAATGCAATAGCTCCGCCGGTTGAAAAATTAGTAGATAGCATGAAGCCTTCTTTCCGCCGATGGACTATAATGGACTACTCGAGAGCCTATAGCTCAGGAGTGCTAACTCCTCTCAAG GTGGCACAGAGATTTATAGCTGCTGTCAAAGAATCTTCCACTCGACCGTTGCCAATGGCCTTCTTCATCAACTGCGACTCCGAAGATATTCTGAGGCAAGCTAAAGAGTCGACCCTCCGTTATGAAAGAG GAGAGCCAATTTCTGCATTGGATGGAGTACCGGTCGCCGTCAAGGATGAGATAGATTGCTCTCCATACCCTACCACAG GCGGTACGAAGTGGTTGCACAAGTTCAGAACTTGTCAGGGGGACGCATGCTGCGTTATGCGCCTCAGGTCTTGCGGAGCTATACTTGTCGGTAAAACAAATATGCACGAGCTCGGCGCTGGAACAAGTGGGATAAATCCTCATTATGG AACTGCTAGGAATCCATATGATAGCAAAAGGATCGCCGGAGGTTCTTCGAGTGGATCTGCTGCTGTGGTTTCTGCAGGATTGTGTCCTGTTGCTCTTGGCGTTGACGGGGGAG GATCCGTGCGGATGCCTGCAGCTCTTTGTGGCGTGGTTGGTTTAAAGCCGACTTTCGGACGTGTGCCACATGAGGG CGTTCTTCCTCTGAATTGGACAGTTGGGATGGTTGGTATACTTGCCGGAACAATCGAGGACGCTTTCATCAC TTATGCAGCAATAAGTGGCCAACCTGTTCCTCATAGTCCGACCCTCCCATCG CCAAAAGAATACTATCCCTTATTGAAGCCCACTACGCCTATTTCCGGCATCAGATTGGCAAAGTACAGAAAG TGGTTCGATGATTGCCGTGATGAAATCAAGAAATGTTGTTCACATGCATTGGACCAGCTTCACAAACAGTATGGTTGGGAG actCTGGAGGTGACTATACCGGAGATAGAAGTGATGCGACTAGCACATTACACAACAATCGCGTCCGAGTGCCACACAGCACTCAGTCCATATCTAGAGAAACT GGATGTCGCAGAGTTAGGATGGGATGCTAGGGTGGCACTCGGCGTATATGGTTCCTTCAGCAGCCAGGAGTATATTAAGGCCCAGAGAATTAG GAACCGGCAGCTGCAATTTCACAGGAAGATATTTGCTAAAGCAGATGTCATTGTGTCACCAACAATAGG GGTAACTGCATATGAGATCTTCGATGATGCTCGCGAAACTGGTGAACTCGATTACATAAATGGAG CTGCACTTGTGCGTTATTCAATAGCAGGAAATTTTCTAGGATTGCCTACCATTACGATCCCG GTTGGATATGACAAATTGGGGTTGCCAATTGGCCTTCAGTTTATCGGAAGGCCGTGGTCTGAGCCGACATTGATCCATGTAGCGCATGCCATGCAG GCCCTGTGCATATCTGAGTGCGGAAAGCCAGAAGTATTCTATGATCTGCTCAAGGAGAACTAA